The following proteins come from a genomic window of Verrucomicrobiia bacterium:
- the gstA gene encoding glutathione transferase GstA has product MKLYYSPAACSLAPHIVAREAGLDIDLEKVDLKSKKTESGRDYLSINPKGAVPALEIDGGKVLTENAVVLQYLADKPPSQLGISEGMDRWRFLELLHFIATELHKGFSPLFDPRTTKEGRKIITENLSKRFDILERQLGDNPYLTGENFTIADAYAYTVLSWSKIQKIDMRRWPKLVAFLERVGARPAVREARSEEGLPL; this is encoded by the coding sequence ATGAAGCTCTACTATTCTCCAGCAGCTTGCTCGCTGGCACCTCACATCGTGGCGAGAGAGGCAGGGCTCGATATCGATTTGGAGAAAGTGGACCTCAAATCCAAAAAGACGGAGAGCGGTCGGGATTATCTGAGCATCAATCCAAAGGGCGCGGTTCCTGCCCTTGAAATTGACGGTGGCAAGGTACTCACCGAGAACGCCGTGGTTCTCCAATATCTCGCCGACAAGCCACCATCGCAGCTAGGCATATCCGAGGGCATGGACCGGTGGCGCTTTCTGGAATTGCTGCACTTCATCGCCACCGAACTGCACAAGGGCTTTTCACCTCTGTTTGACCCTCGCACCACTAAAGAGGGACGCAAGATCATTACCGAGAATTTGTCTAAGCGATTTGACATTCTTGAGCGCCAGCTAGGCGACAACCCTTATCTTACCGGGGAAAACTTTACGATTGCCGATGCTTATGCCTACACCGTTCTGAGCTGGTCCAAGATTCAAAAAATAGACATGAGGCGTTGGCCTAAACTCGTAGCCTTTTTGGAGCGGGTTGGTGCTCGTCCCGCCGTGCGAGAGGCGCGGTCGGAAGAAGGTTTGCCGCTATGA